A genomic region of Hydrogenovibrio crunogenus contains the following coding sequences:
- a CDS encoding DUF3185 family protein: MSRNLLSFILIGLGILLLIWGIQASDSFSSQVSEVFTGTSSDKAMSLMIVGMVSLIAGFYLRFRN; the protein is encoded by the coding sequence GTGTCTAGAAATTTATTAAGTTTTATTTTGATTGGCTTAGGAATATTGTTGCTGATTTGGGGAATTCAAGCGTCGGATTCATTTAGTTCTCAGGTTTCTGAGGTATTTACTGGCACCAGTAGTGATAAAGCCATGTCTTTAATGATCGTAGGAATGGTCAGTTTAATCGCAGGGTTTTATTTGAGATTTCGAAACTAA
- a CDS encoding DUF2062 domain-containing protein: protein MFRYLKLQIHKIGRKTKASPFLNRYFPRFKDNVYWFGDRKSFARAGFIGAFCMMLPIPFQMVLGSILAYYARANIPLATALAWITNPLTMGFIWYGGYRFGTWLLNTPELAAIDPHIPIASLEWFDQIFPYIWQPFFLGNLVLGTIIGSLFYLVIAHFHFSFFKKLFKSDG, encoded by the coding sequence GTTCCGCTATCTCAAACTCCAAATCCATAAAATTGGCCGAAAAACCAAAGCATCCCCGTTTCTAAACAGGTACTTTCCTCGTTTTAAAGACAATGTTTATTGGTTTGGCGATCGAAAATCATTTGCAAGAGCCGGCTTTATCGGAGCTTTTTGCATGATGCTGCCAATACCATTTCAAATGGTATTGGGGTCAATCCTTGCCTATTATGCTCGTGCAAATATCCCTTTGGCGACAGCATTGGCGTGGATTACCAATCCTCTGACTATGGGATTTATTTGGTATGGCGGTTATCGTTTTGGAACCTGGCTTCTGAATACACCTGAACTAGCGGCCATCGATCCACATATCCCAATCGCTTCATTAGAATGGTTTGATCAAATTTTTCCATACATATGGCAGCCCTTCTTCTTAGGCAATTTGGTGTTAGGAACAATTATCGGCAGTCTATTCTATCTTGTCATTGCGCACTTTCATTTCTCTTTTTTCAAAAAGCTTTTTAAATCTGACGGCTAA